In Mytilus edulis chromosome 6, xbMytEdul2.2, whole genome shotgun sequence, the following proteins share a genomic window:
- the LOC139528176 gene encoding uncharacterized protein isoform X2, whose translation MLVHHHHLVLSCLLSLVYGSQDKCLTKKLVTFNTGLQPSTVKYYDERRELLVPALKDLRSDVICLQEVFYGRDVKETVHRLMFTYPYSYSSLHDSHGRLNYSMMQKAPCQGTKSMTFLTCFSQKCHPTGQTLLGLLDCALKQCKMLELSDFCISCILVSGPDHISKHCLGPQALQMNIPGLLVLSKRKLWTPKRTPFIHGVRPFFRREFISARVQELGEIMCTHLTPANDTIAQAFQSSFFADGETENLFETISLLRHIRNEKDILLMGDMNSGPSISSRHIHYVTSASFEQFMKGNLRSPYAELVGQPTYSPHENTLTDGHDDTSIIDHILTRGYKILGAKRVMDKAIYGKSYPLSDHYGIEVTVETNCKTGCHHHY comes from the exons ATGCTTGTTCATCATCATCATTTGGTCTTAAGCTGTCTACTCTCACTTGTGTACGGTTCTCAGGATAAGTGTCTTACAAAGAAACTTGTGACCTTTAACACCGGACTACAACCGAGTACTGTTAAGTATTATGATGAGAGACGAGAACTACTGGTTCCCGCCCTTAAAGACTTACGTAGTGATGTCATTTGCTTACAAGAG GTTTTTTATGGGAGGGATGTTAAAGAAACAGTGCATAGATTAATGTTTACCTATCCATATTCATACAGTTCTCTCCATGACAGTCATGGTAGACTAAACTATAGTATGATGCAGAAAGCTCCTTGCCAAGGTACTAAGAGCATGacgtttttaacatgttttagtcAGAAATGCCATCCAACTGGTCAAACATTGCTTGGACTTCTAGATTGTGCTCTCAAACAATGCAAAATGCTTGAGCTGTCTGATTTTTGTATATCTTGCATCTTAGTTAGTGGTCcagatcatatttctaaacaTTGCTTAGGACCACAAGCACTCCAGATGAACATTCCAGGATTATTAGTGTTAAGTAAACGGAAGTTATGGACTCCAAAACGTACACCATTCATCCATGGAGTTAGGCCATTCTTCAGAAGGGAATTTATTTCAGCGAGG GTACAAGAGTTAGGAGAAATAATGTGTACTCATCTGACACCTGCAAATGATACAATTGCACAAG CTTTCCAATCTTCTTTCTTTGCTGACGGAGAGACAGAGAACCTGTTTGAAACGATATCCTTATTACGTCACATAAGGAATGAAAAAGACATCTTATTGATGGGTGACATGAATTCTGGACCATCTATCTCATCTAGACATATACACTATGTGACATCAG CATCTTTTGAACAGTTTATGAAAGGCAATCTACGTTCTCCCTACGCAGAGCTGGTTGGACAGCCTACGTATTCACCGCACGAAAACACACTGACAGATGGACATGATGATACCAGCATTATAGATCACATTCTCACCCGTGGTTATAAAATATTAGGAGCTAAg AGAGTTATGGACAAAGCCATATATGGAAAATCGTATCCTTTATCAGATCATTATGGAATTGAAGTCACTGTAGAAACTAACTGTAAAACTGGTTGTCATCACCATTATTGA
- the LOC139528176 gene encoding uncharacterized protein isoform X1, which yields MLVHHHHLVLSCLLSLVYGSQDKCLTKKLVTFNTGLQPSTVKYYDERRELLVPALKDLRSDVICLQEVFYGRDVKETVHRLMFTYPYSYSSLHDSHGRLNYSMMQKAPCQGTKSMTFLTCFSQKCHPTGQTLLGLLDCALKQCKMLELSDFCISCILVSGPDHISKHCLGPQALQMNIPGLLVLSKRKLWTPKRTPFIHGVRPFFRREFISARVQELGEIMCTHLTPANDTIAQAFQSSFFADGETENLFETISLLRHIRNEKDILLMGDMNSGPSISSRHIHYVTSASFEQFMKGNLRSPYAELVGQPTYSPHENTLTDGHDDTSIIDHILTRGYKILGAKRVLDQLPPEQKFPLSDHYAAEISVRTNCRSDLKDLEDLID from the exons ATGCTTGTTCATCATCATCATTTGGTCTTAAGCTGTCTACTCTCACTTGTGTACGGTTCTCAGGATAAGTGTCTTACAAAGAAACTTGTGACCTTTAACACCGGACTACAACCGAGTACTGTTAAGTATTATGATGAGAGACGAGAACTACTGGTTCCCGCCCTTAAAGACTTACGTAGTGATGTCATTTGCTTACAAGAG GTTTTTTATGGGAGGGATGTTAAAGAAACAGTGCATAGATTAATGTTTACCTATCCATATTCATACAGTTCTCTCCATGACAGTCATGGTAGACTAAACTATAGTATGATGCAGAAAGCTCCTTGCCAAGGTACTAAGAGCATGacgtttttaacatgttttagtcAGAAATGCCATCCAACTGGTCAAACATTGCTTGGACTTCTAGATTGTGCTCTCAAACAATGCAAAATGCTTGAGCTGTCTGATTTTTGTATATCTTGCATCTTAGTTAGTGGTCcagatcatatttctaaacaTTGCTTAGGACCACAAGCACTCCAGATGAACATTCCAGGATTATTAGTGTTAAGTAAACGGAAGTTATGGACTCCAAAACGTACACCATTCATCCATGGAGTTAGGCCATTCTTCAGAAGGGAATTTATTTCAGCGAGG GTACAAGAGTTAGGAGAAATAATGTGTACTCATCTGACACCTGCAAATGATACAATTGCACAAG CTTTCCAATCTTCTTTCTTTGCTGACGGAGAGACAGAGAACCTGTTTGAAACGATATCCTTATTACGTCACATAAGGAATGAAAAAGACATCTTATTGATGGGTGACATGAATTCTGGACCATCTATCTCATCTAGACATATACACTATGTGACATCAG CATCTTTTGAACAGTTTATGAAAGGCAATCTACGTTCTCCCTACGCAGAGCTGGTTGGACAGCCTACGTATTCACCGCACGAAAACACACTGACAGATGGACATGATGATACCAGCATTATAGATCACATTCTCACCCGTGGTTATAAAATATTAGGAGCTAAg AGAGTACTTGACCAACTTCCACCTGAACAGAAGTTCCCATTGTCTGACCACTACGCAGCAGAAATATCTGTGCGCACCAATTGTCGCAGCGATTTGAAGGACTTGGAAGATTTGATTGATTAA